A segment of the Halovivax limisalsi genome:
ACGCTGTTGAGTCGAGCGCGAAACCGATTCTGCGAGATGTGTGCGGCCCGCGTGGCGCCCGCGCTCTCGGCGGAACCCCTCGAGGCGCTCTCCGACGAGGGGGACGCCGAAATCGATCCGCAGGTGCCGGGCCAGCTCGTGATGGTCACCTACGACTGCGACCGCTGCGGGTCGACGACGCAGATAAACCTGGGAACGGTCCTGCTCGACCACCCGGCCGTCGTCACCTTTCACGACGAGCACGGAATCGACGTCCGCGCCATCCGCCTCTGGAAACTGGGGGCGGGCACCGCCATCCCGGAGTCGACGCTCGTCGAGGACGAACCACACCGTGCGACGGTCACGTACCGGATCGAGGACGAGACGCTGACGCTGTTCGTCGACGACGAGCTGACGGTTCGTGACACGGTTCGACGCGAGCAGGCCTGAGCGGACGCGACGACTCGACGCCGCCTCGCAGTCGGAACGTGCCGCCTCGAAGTGGCAATGGACGTACAGAACGCGCCTTCTGTCCCGTGCGTTACAGAAATGTCGTTCTGATTATAATTATGGTGTCGGCGGCGGTGATCTCGTCCATGCGAGGACCCTTCGCAAATCGGACGTTCCGACGGCTGTTCGCCGGCCGCGTGATCACCAACGTCGGCGACAGTCTCTACTTCGTCGGGGCGATGTGGCTCGTGTACAGTCTGACCGGCGATCCGTTCTACACCGGCGTCGCGGGCTTCCTGACCCAGGGGCCGGCGGCGTTCCAGTTTCTCGCCGGGCCGATCGTCGACCGCTACTCGATCCGCCGGTTGCTCGTCGGCACGCAGCTGTTCCAGGCCGTCGTGGTCGCGACGATTCCGCTCGCTCACGCGATGGACGCCCTCTCGGTCTGGCACGTCCTGGCCGTGATGCCCGTGCTCTCGGCCGCGAACCAGGTGGTCTACCCGGCCCAGACGACCGCGCTCCCGCGGATCCTGGACGATTCGGAGCTCGTGGCGGCGAACTCGGCGTTCTCCGTCGCCTACCAGGGGTTCGACATGGTCGCCAACGGCGCCGGCGGCGCCATCATCGGGCTCGTCGGCGCCGTATCGCTGTTCGCCATCGACGCAGTCACGTTCGGGCTGGCCGCGATCGTCTTCGCCACGCTGTCCATCCCGCCCGCCAGGGACCGAACCGAGACCGCCGACGAGCGAGCGGGCGAGACGCCAGAGCGGGCCGACAACCCGGGTGAGGGGACGGCCGCGGCGACCGATGGTGGGCAAGTTTCCGCTGACGACGGCGATAGTTCGGGAGAGACCGCCGACGAGCCCGACACCTACCGCGAGCGCCTTCGCGAGGGGGCCGCGGTCGTCCGGGGAACCTTCCTGCTGCCGCTCGTCGTCGCCGCGGCGATCCTCAACGCCACCAGCGGGATGACCCTTGCGGCGATTCCGGCCTACGCGGATACGCTGGCAGTGCCAGCGGCGATGTCCGCGATCGGCGCCGCGGGCGCCTACGGCATCCTGATGGCGGCGTTCGCCGGCGGTACGTTCCTCGGGGCGCTCTCGGCCTCGATGATCGAGGACCGGCCGTTCGGCACCGTCTTCCTCGCCGCCAGTCTCACCGCCGGGGCCTGCTGGACGGCCGCATTGCTGGCAGACTGGTTGCCGCTGACGGCGGCGCTGTTCGCGCTCGCGCTCGTCCCCATCGGCGCCGTCAACGTCCAGATCGCCACCATCGTTCAGACCGCGCCGCCCGAGGCGCTGGTCGGCCGGGTGAGCAGCCTCCTCGGCTCGGCCTCGACGGCCGTCGTCCCGGTCGGCGCCCTGCTGGGCGGGGTCGTCGCCGGCGCGTTCGGGCCGCGAGTGGCCATGGCCGGCATCGGTGCGGCGGCCATCGCCCAGGCCGCCTACGTCCTCGCGAACGGGCGATTGCGGTCGTTGCCGCCGGCCGCCGAGACGAGCCTGGAGGCGTAGGTGAGCGTTCACGAGCCCTGTCGTAGTCGCTCCACCGCGTTGGCCAGGGCGGCGAGGAGGTAGACCACGGTCACGGCGATGCCGATCCAAAACCACTGCAGAATGGGTCCAAGGTCGTTCGTGACGAACACGGCTACGAAAAATCCGAAAAAGATGGCGAGAACGAGGATAAACGCCGCTTTACTGCCGTACTGAGGTCCTGGGCCGGACGACGCGTCGTCTCCTTCTGTAGCCATTAGGTTCCGTACAGCCTCGCGCAATTATTACGGTGTCGATGTTGTCAGATTCTTTCCGCGTACTTACCGACTGAGAGACTGACTGTCGACGAATCGGCCGCCGTCCCACCCGAACAGGCGCGAGCGGACGAGCCACTCGATCACGGCGACGATCGCGAACACGACCGCCATGAACCCGAGAAAGACGATGGCCAGTCCATCGGGACTCGAGAAGGCTTCGGCCCGAGCGTGGGTCGTGATGACCAGACTGTACAGCAGAACTGGAGAGACGAGGCCCCGTGCGAGTAACGCCGCGAAGGGAACGGCCGTCGCGACGGCAGCGGCCCCAAAGCCGACGACGTAGCCGGGGACGGTATCCCACAGGGTGCCGTCGATTAGCAATACCATCGTCCCTGTCCCGACCACGATGCTACAGGCGGCGACCACCGTCCACTGTCTGGATCGGACGAGCGAGAATTCCGGGAGGTGTCGAAGTCGATCGTCACCGATGGCGTACCCGCGCCGAATCGCGAATTCGGCGAGGCCGGCGACGAGCAGGATCGAGAGCCAGAGATACCACGAATCGGCGTACCGCAGGGCGTGAAACGAGCCGTCGATGATCGCGTGCCCGCCCAATTCGACGACTTTCTGCGGAGCGGGCGTCGTCACCTCGACGACCGTGACGCTCGCGGCGAGTGCGAGCAAGCCACCGCTGGGGAGGAGAAGACGCGTGTACGCAGAGACCGCAAGCGGGAGCGCCCCGAGGATGAAGACACCGATCGAGAGGAAGACCAGACCAGTCGACGTCACGAACGGGGAGTAATCGAAATACGATAGGAGCGTGACGACAAGGAGGACGTGAGTGAGGCCGCCGACGGCACCGATCGCCGCCGACGGTCTGTCGAGTCGGAGTTCCATAGCAGAGTCTGACGGACAGTCGTCGCTGTGGAGTAATTATTCCTCCTAGTTGTCTGGGTAGAAAGTCGGCCCGATCTAGGTCCCGTGATCCCAGCTGTCGACGGAGTCTCGTTGGGACCAGTAGCTCATACGTCCTGTCTCCGCCGGTGCGGACAACCCCTCACCAGCCACACATATGTGAAGATATAAACGTGTTAGGCTGTTCTATTCAGGTGACAGCCCATGAGTACCGATATCGGTTCGAACGACGCCACCAGCGTCGAGGCGCGGATTACGCTCACGAAGGAAGACGAGTGGTGGGTCGCAACCGACGAGCACACGGACGTGACTAGTCAGGGGAAGACTCGTGAATCAGCGCTCGATAACCTCGACGAGGCCGTAGCCGGGTACGAAGGTGAGGGCCGGCCACCGACGCAGAAAGAACTCGACGCGGTCGGTATCGATCCGGACGAGAACGAATCAGGGGACTCGATCCCTGACGTGCTCGAGTAGGACGGACGGATGTCGAGGCGGACCTATTCTGGCGACGACGTGATGCGCGTACTGGTCAATTGCGGACCGTTCTACGTCGACCGGGTGAACGGCGACCACTTCATCCTCCGGTGGGAGCCGCCCGCCGAACATGATTCACACGCACGAACCGTCCCCGTTCCGCGTCACGACGAACTCTCGACGGGAACGCTCAGGAAGATCGGCGAACAGGCTGGAATGAAGGACTTCCAGCGATTTTTGGACTGGCTGGATCGAAATCTGTAGGCCGGGGGCAAATCCGACAGGAGAGTCGGTGTCGTGGTCCGACCCGCTCTAGGTCCCGTGATCCCAGCTGTCGACGTAGTCGCGCTGGGCGTCGGTCATCGAGTCGAAGTCGACGCC
Coding sequences within it:
- a CDS encoding MFS transporter, producing the protein MRGPFANRTFRRLFAGRVITNVGDSLYFVGAMWLVYSLTGDPFYTGVAGFLTQGPAAFQFLAGPIVDRYSIRRLLVGTQLFQAVVVATIPLAHAMDALSVWHVLAVMPVLSAANQVVYPAQTTALPRILDDSELVAANSAFSVAYQGFDMVANGAGGAIIGLVGAVSLFAIDAVTFGLAAIVFATLSIPPARDRTETADERAGETPERADNPGEGTAAATDGGQVSADDGDSSGETADEPDTYRERLREGAAVVRGTFLLPLVVAAAILNATSGMTLAAIPAYADTLAVPAAMSAIGAAGAYGILMAAFAGGTFLGALSASMIEDRPFGTVFLAASLTAGACWTAALLADWLPLTAALFALALVPIGAVNVQIATIVQTAPPEALVGRVSSLLGSASTAVVPVGALLGGVVAGAFGPRVAMAGIGAAAIAQAAYVLANGRLRSLPPAAETSLEA
- a CDS encoding type II toxin-antitoxin system HicA family toxin; this translates as MRVLVNCGPFYVDRVNGDHFILRWEPPAEHDSHARTVPVPRHDELSTGTLRKIGEQAGMKDFQRFLDWLDRNL
- a CDS encoding type II toxin-antitoxin system HicB family antitoxin, with protein sequence MSTDIGSNDATSVEARITLTKEDEWWVATDEHTDVTSQGKTRESALDNLDEAVAGYEGEGRPPTQKELDAVGIDPDENESGDSIPDVLE